Proteins co-encoded in one Azotosporobacter soli genomic window:
- a CDS encoding GNAT family N-acetyltransferase produces MKIERLRTPKAKWLPRLLELEREAFGDGALNEWNLVPMIRHGCVHVALQDDEIVGLVEYMRDWEKPERAYMVGVSVAQALRGQGLGSALLRASLSELKQSGVTEVELTVDPSNQAAIRVYREKLGFVEQEMRRGEYGSAEDRLVMTVIL; encoded by the coding sequence ATGAAGATTGAACGGTTGCGGACACCAAAGGCAAAGTGGCTGCCCAGGCTTCTCGAATTGGAAAGAGAAGCGTTTGGCGACGGCGCACTGAATGAGTGGAATCTGGTGCCGATGATTCGGCATGGCTGCGTCCATGTTGCGCTCCAGGACGATGAAATCGTCGGGCTGGTCGAATATATGCGCGATTGGGAAAAGCCGGAGCGTGCGTACATGGTCGGCGTGTCGGTTGCGCAGGCGTTGCGCGGACAGGGATTGGGCAGCGCCTTGCTCCGCGCCAGTCTCTCGGAGTTGAAGCAAAGCGGTGTGACGGAGGTCGAACTGACGGTAGATCCTTCAAATCAGGCGGCGATCCGTGTCTATCGGGAAAAACTGGGCTTTGTTGAACAGGAAATGCGCCGCGGAGAATACGGCAGCGCTGAAGATCGTTTGGTGATGACGGTAATCTTATGA